A single Nicotiana tabacum cultivar K326 chromosome 5, ASM71507v2, whole genome shotgun sequence DNA region contains:
- the LOC107786907 gene encoding uncharacterized protein LOC107786907, translated as MQKMIKREEARVKMELFSVLGRFLFAWFFVSSAWQTLKEIDTDIRLVEKEYVVKLAGFLDLLVHYSEETKIQIVHFFITFFIGLKAIGGSLFLFDRIEGTFLLILYLLTATPILYDFYHYKVGEPEFFLLLHDFMQNVAFFGALLFFIEMKITLFQRQPKKKASMFKTT; from the coding sequence ATGCAGAAAATGATTAAAAGGGAAGAAGCAAGAGTGAAAATGGAGTTATTTTCAGTCCTGGGAAGGTTTCTATTTGCTTGGTTCTTCGTCTCTTCTGCTTGGCAAACGTTAAAAGAAATAGACACAGATATAAGACTTGTCGAGAAGGAATATGTTGTCAAGCTGGCTGGTTTCCTCGATCTTCTGGTGCACTATTCAGaggaaacaaaaatacaaattgtTCATTTCTTCATAACATTTTTCATTGGTCTAAAAGCAATTGGTGGCTCTCTATTTCTATTTGATAGGATAGAAGGGACTTttcttctgatattgtacttgctGACGGCTACTCCAAttttgtatgatttctatcactATAAAGTCGGAGAACCagaattttttcttcttctccatgATTTTATGCAGAATGTGGcattctttggtgcattattgtTTTTCATAGAGATGAAGATCACACTTTTTCAGAGGCAACCGAAGAAAAAGGCATCCATGTTCAAGACAACTtaa
- the LOC107786909 gene encoding proteasome subunit alpha type-3-like produces the protein MASIGTGYDLSVTTFSPDGRVFQIEYAGKAVDNSGTVVGIKCKDGIVLGVEKLIASKMMLPGSNRRIHSVHRHSGMAVAGLAADGRQIVARAKSEATNFESTYGEPIPVKELAERVASYVHLCTLYWWLRPFGCGVILGGYDRDGPQLYLVEPSGVSYRYFGAAIGKGRQAAKTEIEKLKLSEMTCRQGVIEVAKIIYGVHDEAKDKAFELEMSWICDESNRQHQKVPDDILEEAKTAAKAALEEMDAD, from the exons ATGGCCAGCATAGGAACAGGTTATGACTTATCGGTGACGACATTCTCGCCGGACGGCAGAGTATTTCAGATCGAATACGCCGGCAAAGCTGTCGATAACAGCGGCACTGTTGTCGGCATCAAATGCAAGGACGGAATCGTCTTG GGAGTGGAGAAGCTAATAGCATCCAAGATGATGTTGCCTGGATCAAATCGGAGAATTCACTCTGTTCATCGCCATTCCGGCATG GCTGTTGCAGGCTTGGCTGCAGATGGGAGGCAAATTGTTGCCCGGGCTAAATCTGAAGCAACCAATTTCGAAAG TACATATGGTGAGCCAATTCCAGTGAAAGAACTTGCGGAACGCGTTGCTAGTTATGTGCATTTATGCACACTGTATTGGTGGCTCAG GCCTTTCGGATGTGGGGTGATTCTTGGAGGGTATGATAGAGATGGACCTCAACTATACCTGGTTGAGCCTTCTGGTGTCTCATAC AGGTACTTTGGTGCTGCTATTGGAAAGGGAAGACAAGCTGCTAAAAC AgaaattgaaaaattgaagtTATCGGAGATGACCTGTCGACAAGGGGTGATTGAGGTGGCCAAAAT AATTTATGGAGTACATGATGAGGCAAAGGACAAGGCATTTGAACTTGAAATGAGTTGGATATGTGACGAGTCCAACCGCCAACATCAGAAG GTTCCTGATGATATTTTAGAGGAAGCGAAGACTGCAGCTAAAGCTGCCCTTGAAGAGATGGATGCAGATTAG
- the LOC107786908 gene encoding uncharacterized protein LOC107786908 has protein sequence MAYNKLRALFLLSLFLIATTTPLAHGVLINGQNVIGLRVRGLLVCSATGNPPGPGIAGVNVKISCNGGSTSLVQVLTDANGYFQTIITALDGILFDQTTTPCQVIIDTPIASCSLLASTGTLRAPITLVGTLIQTLLGLVADATCGAFHLVPIA, from the coding sequence ATGGCATACAATAAGTTAAGAGCCCTTTTCCTACTATCTCTTTTCCTCATTGCAACAACTACTCCATTAGCTCATGGAGTCCTTATCAATGGCCAAAATGTGATTGGACTAAGGGTACGTGGCCTTTTGGTTTGTTCAGCAACAGGCAATCCACCTGGCCCTGGCATTGCTGGTGTAAACGTCAAGATTTCATGCAATGGTGGTTCAACAAGCCTTGTCCAAGTGCTAACTGATGCTAATGGCTATTTTCAAACTATAATCACTGCATTAGATGGCATCCTCTTTGATCAAACTACCACTCCATGCCAAGTTATAATTGATACTCCAATTGCTAGTTGTTCACTTTTGGCTTCAACTGGAACACTTAGGGCTCCTATTACACTTGTTGGTACCCTTATACAAACTTTGCTTGGCCTTGTTGCTGATGCTACTTGTGGTGCATTTCACTTGGTTCCCATTGCATAA